In Mytilus edulis chromosome 7, xbMytEdul2.2, whole genome shotgun sequence, a single genomic region encodes these proteins:
- the LOC139481378 gene encoding proline-rich transmembrane protein 1-like isoform X1 → MSYEKRGYPDQEYPPQEAPPTYNQSTPQYSWHGQSYAPQQPQDHPGFPPAPGTGYQAQYNVVAPGMVTMAEPPPPDYMTRAIMVTVCCFWPIGIFAIMKASESKSAYARGDLAGAKENSRSAKQLSNIGIAAGVVSVVILVIIMGVYFGLLFSSSRFG, encoded by the exons GTTATCCTGACCAGGAATACCCCCCTCAAGAAGCCCCTCCCACCTATAATCAGTCCACTCCTCAGTACAGTTGGCATGGACAGAGTTATGCACCACAACAACCACAGGATCACCCAGGCTTTCCTCCTGCGCCAGGGACAGGCTATCAAGCACAATACAATGTG gtGGCACCAGGAATGGTTACTATGGCAGAACCTCCACCCCCAGATTACATGACAAGAGCCATAATGGTGACAGTGTGTTGTTTCTGGCCTATTGGTATTTTTGCTATCATGAAAGCCAGTGAG AGTAAGTCAGCATATGCTAGGGGTGATCTTGCTGGTGCCAAAGAAAACTCCAGATCAGCAAAACAGTTATCCAACATTGGTATTGCTGCAGGGGTTGTCTCTGTGGTTATCTTAGTCATAATCATGGGTGTGTACTTTGGCCTGCTTTTTAGTTCTTCAAGATTTGGTTAA
- the LOC139481378 gene encoding proline-rich transmembrane protein 1-like isoform X2: MSYEKRGYPDQEYPPQEAPPTYNQSTPQYSWHGQSYAPQQPQDHPGFPPAPGTGYQVQYNVVAPGMVTMAEPPPPDYMTRAIMVTVCCFWPIGIFAIMKASESKSAYARGDLAGAKENSRSAKQLSNIGIAAGVVSVVILVIIMGVYFGLLFSSSRFG, from the exons GTTATCCTGACCAGGAATACCCCCCTCAAGAAGCCCCTCCCACCTATAATCAGTCCACTCCTCAGTACAGTTGGCATGGACAGAGTTATGCACCACAACAACCACAGGATCACCCAG GCTTTCCTCCTGCACCAGGGACAGGCTATCAAGTACAATACAATGTG gtGGCACCAGGAATGGTTACTATGGCAGAACCTCCACCCCCAGATTACATGACAAGAGCCATAATGGTGACAGTGTGTTGTTTCTGGCCTATTGGTATTTTTGCTATCATGAAAGCCAGTGAG AGTAAGTCAGCATATGCTAGGGGTGATCTTGCTGGTGCCAAAGAAAACTCCAGATCAGCAAAACAGTTATCCAACATTGGTATTGCTGCAGGGGTTGTCTCTGTGGTTATCTTAGTCATAATCATGGGTGTGTACTTTGGCCTGCTTTTTAGTTCTTCAAGATTTGGTTAA